In Gimesia benthica, a single window of DNA contains:
- the surE gene encoding 5'/3'-nucleotidase SurE yields MQILLTNDDGIHAPGLRSLRAALTQLGDVEVVAPLAEQSGVGLSITYLHPLMIHQEFEGEKHWGWAVAGSPADCVKLGILEFCSQKPDLIVSGINSGSNVGINVLYSGTVAGAIEGAFAGIPSIAVSAASSFSNDVKPDYDRWAEQSIPIIRQLMAQQETSADRLWNINFPETRPEWPCGVKWTSLGVKRHFDVMEKRIDPRGRPYFWSGLDPIINHQLEVGTDIKELSEGYVTVTPLKYDITDHERLNSSANTPGQNFDLPPA; encoded by the coding sequence GTGCAAATCCTGTTAACCAACGACGATGGTATTCATGCCCCGGGTCTGCGGAGCCTGAGAGCCGCACTCACACAACTGGGAGATGTGGAAGTCGTCGCCCCCCTCGCTGAACAGAGTGGCGTCGGCTTGAGCATCACCTATCTGCACCCCCTGATGATACATCAGGAATTCGAGGGAGAAAAGCATTGGGGCTGGGCGGTCGCCGGCAGTCCCGCGGACTGCGTCAAACTTGGCATTCTCGAGTTTTGCTCACAGAAACCAGATCTGATCGTCAGCGGCATCAACTCCGGTTCGAATGTCGGCATCAATGTACTTTACTCCGGTACGGTCGCGGGTGCCATCGAAGGTGCCTTCGCCGGGATCCCCTCGATTGCCGTCTCCGCTGCAAGCAGCTTCTCGAATGATGTCAAACCGGATTATGATCGCTGGGCCGAACAGAGCATCCCCATTATTCGTCAATTGATGGCACAGCAGGAGACATCCGCTGACCGTCTATGGAACATCAACTTTCCCGAAACCAGACCCGAATGGCCCTGCGGTGTCAAATGGACCTCCCTGGGCGTCAAACGCCACTTTGATGTGATGGAAAAACGCATCGATCCCCGCGGGCGGCCCTACTTCTGGAGCGGCCTGGATCCCATTATCAACCACCAGCTCGAAGTGGGTACCGACATCAAGGAACTCTCGGAAGGTTATGTGACGGTGACGCCGCTCAAATATGATATTACCGACCATGAACGGCTTAACAGTTCCGCTAATACACCGGGACAGAATTTCGATCTTCCACCCGCTTAA
- a CDS encoding response regulator transcription factor, with amino-acid sequence MTIQQEATVFVVDDDPAIRKSLRWLIESVGLKVQTHELASEFLESYSPDHPGCLVLDVRIPGMSGLELQEKLRERGYDIPVIIVSGYGDVPMAVRAMKAGAVDFLEKPVSDQVLLDYIQKGIERDIKNKANRLQNKELVERKATLTRRENEVMKYVVSGFSSREIAEKLNVSFKTVEAHRAKIMKKMQAKSVPKLIQMELQIQGSPTPTQER; translated from the coding sequence ATGACAATCCAACAGGAAGCAACCGTATTTGTCGTCGATGACGACCCGGCAATTCGCAAATCACTCCGCTGGCTGATTGAATCGGTCGGGCTCAAAGTTCAAACCCATGAACTCGCCAGCGAATTTCTGGAAAGTTATTCTCCCGATCACCCCGGCTGCCTGGTGCTCGATGTGCGCATCCCCGGCATGAGTGGTCTCGAACTGCAGGAGAAACTCAGGGAGCGGGGCTACGACATTCCCGTCATCATCGTTTCCGGTTACGGAGATGTTCCCATGGCTGTCCGTGCCATGAAAGCGGGAGCCGTTGATTTTCTGGAAAAGCCGGTCAGCGATCAGGTTCTGCTGGATTACATCCAGAAAGGCATCGAACGCGATATCAAAAACAAGGCGAATCGTCTGCAGAACAAAGAACTGGTGGAACGCAAAGCAACACTCACCCGCCGCGAAAATGAAGTCATGAAATATGTCGTCTCGGGTTTCTCCAGCCGCGAAATTGCAGAGAAGTTGAATGTCAGCTTTAAGACGGTTGAAGCCCACCGCGCCAAGATCATGAAAAAAATGCAGGCGAAAAGTGTTCCGAAGCTGATTCAGATGGAACTGCAGATCCAGGGAAGCCCGACTCCGACTCAGGAACGCTGA
- a CDS encoding 2-oxoglutarate dehydrogenase E1 component, with amino-acid sequence MLDKPDPASSYHDGNGQSDVSLPDDLINELSSESLNFVEDLYTSYLESPSSVSEEWRNYFARFPQKSARKRKPGFGPTFKRHSMFNPPSPVRNEAVDRQTMKIADRQERLDQLIRNYRVRGHILASLDPLGKKRATPAELMPEFYDFSERDYDRVFSTSTFGGPKQRTLREMIQWLKNTYCRSIGAQFMHIDSLRVREWLQTRMESTANFLKFERPEALRILRRLTDAVGFEEFIQKKYVGLKSFSLEGAESLIPLLDLAIEKAGEQGVDEIVFGMAHRGRLNVLTNIMGKKPREIFREYEDSVPEMSVGRGDVKYHLGYSSDWMTESGHNVHLTLCFNPSHLEFVNPVAMGRMRAKQDRWHNIDRTKGMVLLIHGDAAFAGEGVVQESLNLSELRGYRTGGTIHVVVNNQIGFTTDPAQSRSSTYATDVAKMLQIPIFHVNGEDPEAVAQVVRLAMDFRKEFHRDVVIDMYCYRRRGHNEGDEPSFTQPLMYDVIDKRPSVRDSFLQRMLERKSVTEEDADRLQEESVSHLEAELAAARVENYPHKVELPGGIWTGYRGGKELPADQIDTGVPEESLSNLLLKQTELPDGFTPHKKIKRLLQIRKDMAAGERKLDWGTAEALAFASLLTEGYRIRVSGQDAQRGTFSHRHAVLHDVKTGKKYTPLKHLVSGQGTVEIVNSPLSEAGVLGFDYGYSLDCPDGLIIWEAQFGDFVNAAQVIIDQFIVSAEDKWQRYSGMVMLLPHGFEGQGPEHSSARFERFLQLAAESNIQIAVPTTPDQFFHLLRRQVIRKWRKPLIVMTPKSLLRHRDAVSSFSSLTSGSFMKVIGDTSDLNPQKVKRILLCTGKIYYDLNERRRQTERDDVAVVRIEQLYPVPHEDLEAALAPYPEGTPVYWVQEEPENMGAWRFIYCRFKGNLFGRHPLHGVYRPASASPATGSGRSHQFEQEMLINESFRDDS; translated from the coding sequence ATGTTAGATAAACCAGATCCCGCTTCGTCTTACCATGACGGCAACGGGCAGAGCGACGTTTCGCTGCCCGACGATTTAATTAACGAATTAAGCTCGGAATCGTTAAACTTCGTAGAAGACCTCTACACGAGCTATCTGGAGTCACCCAGTTCGGTGAGCGAGGAATGGCGAAATTATTTTGCCAGGTTCCCCCAGAAGTCAGCCCGTAAACGCAAGCCGGGTTTCGGTCCCACATTCAAACGTCATTCGATGTTCAATCCGCCGTCACCCGTCCGGAATGAAGCCGTCGATCGTCAGACAATGAAGATCGCCGACCGGCAGGAACGTCTGGACCAGTTGATCCGTAACTATCGCGTGCGGGGACACATCCTGGCGTCGCTCGATCCGTTGGGAAAAAAGCGGGCAACTCCGGCTGAACTGATGCCCGAGTTTTACGATTTCTCCGAGCGGGATTACGACCGCGTCTTTTCGACCTCCACCTTTGGTGGTCCGAAACAGCGAACGCTGCGGGAAATGATTCAGTGGCTCAAAAACACCTACTGCCGTTCGATCGGTGCGCAGTTCATGCACATCGACAGTCTGCGGGTTCGGGAGTGGCTGCAGACCCGAATGGAAAGTACGGCGAACTTCCTCAAGTTCGAACGTCCCGAAGCGCTGCGGATTCTGCGTCGACTGACCGACGCCGTCGGCTTTGAAGAATTCATTCAGAAAAAGTATGTCGGCCTGAAGAGCTTCTCGCTGGAAGGGGCCGAAAGTCTGATTCCACTGCTCGACCTGGCGATTGAAAAAGCAGGTGAGCAGGGGGTCGATGAAATCGTATTCGGTATGGCCCACCGCGGTCGTCTGAACGTGCTGACCAATATCATGGGCAAAAAGCCTCGTGAGATTTTCCGCGAATACGAAGATTCGGTTCCGGAAATGAGTGTGGGCCGCGGCGACGTGAAATACCACCTGGGTTACAGCTCGGACTGGATGACCGAATCCGGACACAACGTCCACCTGACGCTCTGTTTCAACCCGAGCCACCTGGAATTCGTGAACCCGGTTGCTATGGGACGTATGCGGGCGAAACAGGATCGCTGGCACAACATTGACCGGACCAAGGGGATGGTGCTGCTGATTCACGGTGACGCCGCGTTTGCCGGAGAAGGTGTGGTGCAGGAAAGCCTGAACCTGAGCGAACTGCGGGGCTACCGCACGGGGGGAACGATTCACGTTGTCGTGAATAACCAGATCGGTTTCACCACCGACCCCGCTCAGAGTCGCTCTTCGACCTACGCGACCGATGTGGCCAAGATGCTGCAGATTCCTATCTTCCACGTGAATGGTGAAGATCCGGAAGCAGTCGCCCAGGTTGTCCGTCTGGCAATGGATTTCCGCAAAGAATTCCATCGGGACGTGGTCATCGACATGTACTGCTATCGTCGTCGTGGGCATAACGAAGGGGATGAGCCTTCATTCACTCAGCCTCTGATGTACGATGTGATCGACAAGCGGCCTTCAGTCCGCGACAGCTTCCTGCAGCGGATGCTGGAACGAAAGTCGGTCACCGAGGAAGATGCCGACCGGTTACAGGAAGAAAGTGTTTCACATCTGGAAGCCGAACTGGCGGCAGCCCGGGTCGAGAATTATCCTCATAAGGTCGAACTGCCCGGCGGGATCTGGACCGGTTATCGCGGCGGAAAAGAACTGCCCGCGGATCAGATCGATACCGGAGTTCCCGAGGAGAGTCTCTCTAATTTGCTGTTGAAGCAGACCGAGCTGCCCGATGGTTTTACGCCACATAAGAAAATTAAACGGTTGCTGCAGATCCGTAAGGATATGGCCGCAGGAGAGCGGAAGCTGGACTGGGGAACCGCAGAAGCCCTGGCATTCGCGTCACTGCTGACCGAAGGTTATCGGATTCGCGTCAGCGGTCAGGATGCACAGCGTGGTACTTTCAGCCATCGTCATGCCGTACTGCACGATGTGAAGACCGGTAAAAAGTACACACCGCTCAAGCACCTGGTTTCAGGTCAGGGCACCGTCGAGATTGTGAACAGCCCGCTTTCCGAAGCAGGGGTTTTAGGTTTCGACTATGGCTACAGCCTGGACTGTCCCGATGGTCTGATTATCTGGGAAGCCCAGTTTGGCGATTTCGTCAACGCGGCTCAGGTCATCATCGATCAGTTTATTGTCAGTGCAGAAGACAAGTGGCAACGCTACAGCGGCATGGTAATGCTGCTGCCTCACGGGTTTGAAGGTCAGGGACCGGAACACTCCAGTGCCCGCTTCGAGCGTTTCCTGCAACTGGCGGCGGAAAGTAATATTCAGATTGCGGTACCGACTACGCCGGACCAGTTCTTCCATCTGCTCAGACGTCAGGTCATCCGCAAGTGGCGTAAGCCTCTGATCGTCATGACTCCCAAGAGTCTGCTCCGACATCGCGATGCGGTTTCCAGTTTCAGTTCGCTGACCTCTGGTTCCTTCATGAAGGTGATCGGCGATACGAGCGATCTGAATCCGCAGAAAGTGAAACGGATTCTGTTGTGTACCGGAAAGATCTATTACGATCTGAACGAACGCCGTCGTCAGACCGAACGTGACGATGTGGCCGTCGTGCGAATCGAGCAGCTTTATCCGGTGCCTCATGAAGATCTGGAAGCAGCCCTGGCACCCTATCCGGAAGGAACCCCGGTTTACTGGGTTCAGGAAGAGCCGGAAAACATGGGCGCCTGGCGATTCATTTACTGCCGGTTCAAAGGAAACCTGTTTGGGCGCCATCCGCTGCACGGGGTTTATCGTCCCGCGAGTGCCAGCCCGGCAACAGGCTCCGGTCGCAGCCATCAGTTCGAACAGGAAATGCTGATCAACGAAAGTTTCCGGGACGACTCTTAG
- a CDS encoding DUF3467 domain-containing protein: protein MSAKKDDKPAEAAPEAAAEQAQGQAPAQQQQQVKVNDANVIASYANFCRVSSTPEELILDLGLNPQPLDPANTEINVGQRIILNHYTAKRLLSALSMALQRHEQAFGVLETDIRKRVVRQQQT from the coding sequence GTGAGTGCTAAGAAAGATGACAAACCAGCTGAAGCAGCACCAGAAGCAGCTGCAGAACAGGCTCAAGGTCAGGCCCCCGCTCAGCAGCAGCAGCAGGTCAAGGTGAATGATGCAAACGTCATTGCCAGCTATGCCAATTTCTGTCGCGTTTCCAGTACTCCAGAAGAGTTGATTCTGGACCTGGGACTGAACCCGCAGCCACTGGATCCCGCCAACACTGAAATCAATGTGGGACAGCGGATCATTCTGAATCACTACACAGCCAAGCGTCTGTTGAGTGCTCTCTCAATGGCTCTGCAGCGGCATGAGCAGGCCTTCGGTGTTCTGGAAACAGACATCCGGAAACGCGTCGTGCGTCAGCAGCAGACCTAG
- a CDS encoding PAS domain S-box protein — translation MDQTRPQDQTSLTSRLLSETFPEIQTPDFLEKLSDDSHQLLRKILSITPFIISAVDRQGMVTLSEGGGLTRLGFEPGEWVGKSIFAEFADDPELIDLFQRTLHGEKQRHVRTVGEQTLDVEYTPLYNDQQEIAGFLTVAVDISEKVASQEELRRSEERFSTIFQVNPIAMCITEIDTGIFIEVNENFLTALQCTREEILGKSAFDIGFWPSKETRREMIEQVKSEGTARELYFDFIIPNGTRLCTMLSAVQIYFRGETFLLSCVKDVTRERAALDELEKLNENLEARVAARTAELQQAHASLNEEYTKRNRLYRALQQTEARWRSLVTNAPDTILTLDIDGTILYLNHPLADRAMEEIIGSSIYQFLPAGDIQKAKTILKQVFQTGKPQEMETEGVSSSGQKYIYSCRIGAMVSGGITIAAMVIATDITHQKLAEQELVRRRAELAHLSRLSTMGELAAELSHELNQPLAAINNYTNGCIRRIRSGITSLDDLIEPLEEMSRQAQRASETIKRLRRHVQKSEVEQKILDINLVIENSIALLQHEIQRNFISLQLELSPKPLRTIGDAIQLEQVLVNLLLNAIEAMSELPPEQRKLLIESDLHINDNLVICVTDSGIGLKKGEENSIFETFYTTKQKGLGVGLSISQTIIEAHGGKLYPRRNKQGTSFFIELPLVNGDNSGGG, via the coding sequence GTGGATCAAACCAGACCTCAGGATCAAACCAGTCTGACCTCTCGTCTGCTGTCAGAGACATTCCCCGAAATCCAGACTCCTGATTTCCTGGAAAAACTTTCGGACGACAGCCATCAGTTACTCCGGAAAATCCTCTCGATCACCCCTTTTATTATTTCAGCCGTCGATCGCCAGGGCATGGTCACCCTCTCCGAAGGGGGCGGGCTCACCAGGCTCGGTTTTGAACCTGGCGAATGGGTAGGCAAATCGATCTTCGCTGAATTTGCTGACGACCCGGAACTGATCGATCTGTTCCAGAGGACTCTGCACGGCGAAAAACAGCGCCATGTCAGGACGGTCGGCGAGCAGACTCTCGATGTGGAATACACGCCTCTCTATAACGACCAGCAGGAAATCGCCGGATTTCTCACGGTCGCCGTCGATATCTCCGAGAAAGTGGCATCACAGGAAGAACTGCGGCGTTCCGAGGAACGTTTCAGTACCATCTTCCAGGTCAATCCGATCGCGATGTGTATTACGGAAATCGACACCGGTATTTTTATCGAAGTCAACGAGAACTTTTTGACGGCCCTGCAGTGCACGCGGGAAGAGATTCTGGGAAAGAGCGCGTTCGATATCGGCTTCTGGCCCAGTAAAGAAACGCGTCGTGAAATGATTGAGCAGGTTAAAAGCGAAGGAACCGCCCGCGAGCTGTACTTCGATTTTATCATTCCCAATGGAACCCGGCTCTGCACCATGCTCTCTGCGGTCCAGATTTATTTCCGCGGCGAAACCTTTCTGCTCTCCTGCGTGAAAGATGTGACCCGCGAACGGGCGGCCCTGGATGAACTCGAAAAACTCAATGAAAACCTGGAAGCCCGCGTCGCCGCACGAACAGCAGAGCTGCAGCAGGCTCACGCCAGTCTCAATGAAGAATACACCAAACGCAATCGCCTCTATCGAGCACTGCAACAGACCGAGGCCCGCTGGCGTTCGCTCGTAACCAACGCCCCGGACACCATCCTCACCCTCGACATCGATGGCACGATCCTCTATCTCAACCATCCCCTCGCTGACCGGGCCATGGAAGAAATCATCGGATCCTCCATCTATCAATTCCTGCCTGCCGGGGACATCCAGAAAGCCAAAACGATTCTCAAACAGGTGTTCCAGACCGGAAAACCACAGGAGATGGAAACCGAAGGCGTCTCATCCTCAGGCCAGAAATACATCTACTCCTGTCGTATCGGAGCAATGGTCAGTGGCGGGATTACGATTGCAGCCATGGTCATCGCCACCGACATTACACACCAGAAACTGGCCGAACAGGAACTGGTCCGTCGCCGCGCAGAACTGGCACACCTCTCTCGTCTGTCGACGATGGGCGAACTCGCTGCCGAACTGTCGCACGAACTCAACCAGCCGCTGGCTGCCATCAACAATTACACAAACGGCTGCATCCGCCGGATTCGCTCGGGCATTACTTCACTCGATGATCTGATCGAACCACTCGAGGAAATGTCGCGTCAGGCCCAGCGTGCCAGCGAAACTATCAAACGCCTGCGGCGTCACGTGCAGAAAAGCGAAGTCGAGCAAAAGATACTCGATATCAACCTGGTCATCGAAAATTCGATCGCCCTGCTCCAGCATGAGATCCAGCGGAATTTTATCAGCCTGCAACTGGAACTGAGCCCCAAACCGCTGCGAACCATCGGTGATGCGATCCAGTTGGAACAGGTACTCGTGAATCTGTTGCTCAACGCCATCGAAGCCATGTCCGAACTACCGCCCGAACAACGGAAACTGCTGATTGAATCGGATCTTCACATCAACGATAATCTTGTTATTTGCGTGACCGACAGCGGAATAGGTTTGAAAAAAGGCGAAGAAAATTCTATCTTCGAAACATTCTACACAACTAAACAAAAAGGCCTGGGCGTTGGTTTGTCCATCAGCCAGACCATTATCGAAGCCCACGGGGGGAAACTTTACCCCCGTCGCAATAAACAGGGAACCAGCTTTTTCATTGAGCTTCCCTTAGTAAATGGAGATAACAGTGGTGGTGGCTGA
- a CDS encoding pre-peptidase C-terminal domain-containing protein, giving the protein MDSWSQAKLKELSTGLYELVIPVSRVLNFNTEAGYPVELKLTGYATARFLVDQETTDQFGDTIGTAHATGLSSASTGTNTYYGGIGNNTSIADPLLDVDMFQVQLNAGDSVIVDIDASQFQTGLDSVVRIFDAAGNEVAYSDDDLAPDENFVSFLSNFDSYVTYTNTTGSAGNFFIGISAYNDLDDPVSYDPTDTAGRPTGVDPSDVGSYDLHITVQNGAAPLHGTQAVITDAPLEDGTAVDLAVVRDQTQLDAYGQTSSLPNSDTWIDEWSSFWVEIYVETADAQGITAAIADLNYNTDFFTATAIEFGAAFADNGQAIIDDATGVVTGLSGTAQYEKAGHLKKALLARVKFESLEQDDVSIDFEDKFIGPHALGLSLSNVSVSLTDDTETTLLVGDAPETDLWAIAYDVNDDDVIDFKDLTILASVYNQNVLDTDSPYVWALDADKSGDVNFKDLTFFATNYGVSKGGDRDVVYPSNFLQRWYGKTTNISGDSSIDQVMDTALSIWQDALGMDEPLDIQLVITDLGGTQLGEGQITAVDEQGRPVAGIVTLDDDAAGLGWYSDISTTAFGGGELEGGVSYTADINSDAAGHYDLLTVLLHEIGHVAGFTDTYAPFESHIQVGVGGTLSFVGNGFEATLTDDGLHLDDSVHDGDVMNATLDPGVRKLPSILDALILQTAHETAASGDFEIMVGVNAPLMANLPLTGSDETVLPEAIQPLAPLVELAQVSFDASGSQSDPAGSNLPVIWNQVWNTLNQLSQGADPSELDLTLLEGLNEEFVQSLREHGLSIIESGEILGHELSELDPADWQLTGLDQDGDGDFDAVFSNWAGPIL; this is encoded by the coding sequence GTGGACAGCTGGAGCCAGGCCAAACTGAAGGAATTATCTACCGGTCTGTATGAACTGGTGATACCTGTCAGCCGCGTGCTCAACTTCAACACCGAAGCGGGATATCCTGTCGAGTTGAAACTGACCGGCTACGCGACCGCCCGCTTCCTCGTGGATCAGGAAACGACAGATCAATTTGGAGACACAATCGGTACGGCTCATGCCACCGGTTTGAGTTCTGCCTCGACGGGGACTAATACCTATTACGGTGGCATCGGGAATAATACTTCCATCGCCGATCCGCTGCTGGATGTCGATATGTTCCAGGTGCAGTTGAACGCTGGTGACAGCGTGATCGTGGACATCGACGCCAGCCAGTTCCAGACAGGACTGGACAGCGTGGTGCGGATCTTTGATGCAGCCGGAAACGAAGTGGCTTACTCGGATGACGATCTGGCCCCGGATGAAAACTTTGTCAGTTTCCTGTCCAACTTTGATTCCTATGTAACCTACACCAACACTACGGGAAGTGCGGGTAATTTCTTTATCGGGATCAGTGCTTATAACGACCTTGATGACCCGGTTTCATATGATCCAACGGATACCGCAGGACGTCCGACGGGCGTTGATCCTTCGGATGTGGGTAGCTATGACCTGCATATCACAGTCCAGAATGGTGCAGCACCGCTGCATGGAACCCAGGCTGTCATTACTGATGCACCGCTGGAAGACGGGACAGCCGTCGATCTGGCGGTCGTCCGTGATCAGACCCAGCTGGATGCCTATGGTCAGACCAGCAGTCTGCCGAACAGCGATACCTGGATCGATGAGTGGAGTTCCTTCTGGGTGGAAATCTACGTTGAAACGGCAGATGCTCAGGGCATTACTGCAGCGATTGCCGATCTGAATTACAACACCGATTTCTTCACCGCCACGGCGATTGAATTTGGTGCCGCGTTTGCTGACAACGGGCAGGCAATCATTGATGATGCCACCGGCGTCGTAACCGGATTGAGCGGAACGGCTCAATACGAGAAAGCAGGGCACCTCAAGAAGGCTCTGCTGGCCCGCGTGAAATTTGAATCGCTGGAGCAGGATGATGTCTCGATTGACTTCGAGGATAAATTCATCGGTCCACATGCCCTGGGGCTCTCGTTGAGCAATGTGAGTGTCAGCCTGACAGATGACACAGAGACCACCCTGCTGGTGGGCGATGCTCCCGAAACAGACCTGTGGGCGATTGCCTATGATGTGAATGATGATGATGTCATTGACTTCAAGGATCTGACGATTCTGGCTTCGGTCTACAACCAGAATGTGCTCGATACGGATTCACCTTATGTCTGGGCCCTGGATGCCGATAAGAGTGGTGATGTCAACTTCAAAGACCTGACGTTCTTTGCCACCAACTATGGAGTTTCGAAAGGCGGGGACAGGGATGTAGTCTACCCGTCGAACTTCCTGCAACGCTGGTATGGTAAGACCACCAACATCAGTGGTGACTCTTCGATCGATCAGGTAATGGATACGGCACTGAGCATCTGGCAGGACGCCCTGGGAATGGATGAGCCTCTGGATATCCAGCTGGTGATCACCGACCTGGGCGGCACTCAACTGGGTGAAGGCCAGATCACCGCTGTCGACGAGCAGGGCCGACCTGTCGCCGGGATTGTGACACTGGACGACGATGCCGCCGGCCTGGGCTGGTACTCTGACATCTCGACAACTGCCTTTGGTGGTGGCGAGCTGGAAGGGGGCGTGTCTTACACGGCTGACATCAATTCCGATGCGGCTGGTCATTACGACCTGTTAACCGTGCTGTTGCATGAAATCGGTCACGTTGCCGGCTTCACAGATACTTATGCACCATTCGAAAGCCACATTCAGGTGGGCGTAGGTGGTACGCTGAGCTTCGTCGGCAACGGATTTGAAGCAACGCTGACAGACGATGGCCTGCACCTGGATGATTCGGTACATGATGGCGACGTCATGAACGCGACACTCGATCCGGGTGTGCGGAAACTGCCTTCGATTCTGGATGCATTGATTCTGCAGACCGCTCATGAGACGGCTGCTTCTGGCGACTTCGAGATTATGGTGGGCGTCAACGCTCCGCTGATGGCAAATCTGCCTCTGACAGGCAGCGATGAAACTGTTCTGCCTGAAGCAATCCAGCCGCTGGCTCCCCTGGTAGAACTGGCTCAGGTCAGCTTCGACGCCTCTGGAAGCCAGAGTGATCCTGCAGGCTCGAATCTGCCTGTGATCTGGAATCAGGTCTGGAACACCCTGAATCAGCTCTCCCAGGGAGCAGATCCGAGTGAACTGGATCTGACACTGCTGGAAGGTCTGAATGAAGAATTCGTTCAGTCGCTGCGGGAACACGGCCTGTCGATTATCGAGTCTGGCGAGATTCTGGGTCACGAATTGAGTGAGCTGGATCCTGCCGACTGGCAGCTGACAGGACTGGACCAGGATGGAGATGGCGACTTTGATGCAGTCTTCTCAAACTGGGCAGGTCCCATACTTTAA
- the fhcD gene encoding formylmethanofuran--tetrahydromethanopterin N-formyltransferase has protein sequence MNTQPELAWNDVPVCDTFAEAFTTVGTRIIVTAVSESWVRIAATEVTGYATSVIACDAEAGVEKFLSPEESPDGRPGVSLMFFAFSRSALEKAVTNRVGQCILTCPTTACYAGIPVTDPEKALALGKQLRFFGDGFQISKKWEDRRLWRIPVMDGEFVCEDRVGSFKGVAGGNLLICATNQSAGLLATEAAVTAMQAVDNVILPFPGGIVRSGSKVGSKYSALKASTNDAYCPTLRAETDSDLPEGTGCVYEIVIDGETFDDVQQAMCEGLQAATQLPGLLQITAGNYGGKLGKHHFHLAEVIAELKQR, from the coding sequence TTGAATACTCAACCAGAACTGGCATGGAACGACGTTCCCGTCTGCGACACGTTTGCAGAGGCATTCACCACGGTCGGAACCCGTATTATTGTGACCGCGGTCTCCGAATCCTGGGTCCGGATCGCGGCAACCGAAGTCACCGGTTACGCCACCAGTGTCATCGCCTGTGATGCCGAAGCCGGCGTCGAAAAGTTCCTCTCCCCTGAAGAGAGCCCCGATGGACGTCCCGGTGTCAGCCTGATGTTCTTCGCTTTCAGTCGCTCTGCGCTTGAGAAAGCAGTCACTAATCGCGTGGGTCAATGTATCCTGACCTGTCCCACCACTGCCTGCTACGCCGGCATCCCGGTGACAGATCCCGAAAAAGCCCTGGCCCTGGGCAAACAGCTCCGCTTCTTTGGTGATGGATTTCAGATTTCAAAGAAATGGGAGGATCGCCGCCTCTGGAGAATTCCGGTCATGGATGGCGAATTCGTCTGCGAAGATCGTGTTGGTTCCTTCAAAGGAGTCGCCGGGGGCAACCTGCTGATCTGCGCGACGAACCAGTCTGCAGGCCTGCTCGCAACCGAAGCGGCTGTTACCGCCATGCAGGCCGTCGACAATGTCATCCTCCCCTTCCCGGGAGGCATTGTCCGCAGCGGCAGTAAAGTCGGTTCGAAGTATTCTGCGCTCAAAGCCTCTACGAACGACGCCTACTGCCCGACCCTCCGCGCCGAGACCGATTCTGATCTCCCTGAGGGTACAGGCTGCGTTTATGAAATCGTCATCGACGGCGAAACATTCGACGACGTTCAACAGGCGATGTGCGAAGGCCTGCAGGCAGCCACGCAGTTACCGGGACTGCTGCAGATCACAGCGGGCAACTACGGCGGCAAACTGGGCAAACACCATTTTCACCTGGCCGAAGTCATCGCTGAACTCAAGCAGAGATAG
- a CDS encoding nucleotidyltransferase family protein yields MTPRRLFAVIPAAGHSRRMGTHKLLLTLGGETVIQRLIHGLATPWITRTVIVARGGDEALAEHLAGENVELVQPEVDPPDMKASVQAGLQWIETHHAPTEEDSWLLIPADHPVLKQTLIERLCEVWSQSEARILIPAFQGKKGHPAFFRWSVAHEVFQLGDAQGINALWKEGSAAPVLWECDDPEILIDLDTPADLDAVRARYASDFE; encoded by the coding sequence ATGACACCACGCAGACTGTTTGCGGTCATTCCTGCCGCGGGACACAGCCGGCGGATGGGTACGCATAAGCTGCTGCTCACCCTGGGCGGAGAGACGGTCATTCAGCGGTTGATCCACGGATTGGCGACTCCCTGGATCACCCGCACGGTCATCGTGGCCCGCGGTGGAGATGAGGCGCTGGCGGAACACCTCGCAGGAGAGAATGTGGAACTGGTGCAACCGGAGGTCGATCCGCCGGATATGAAAGCCAGTGTGCAGGCGGGACTGCAGTGGATTGAAACGCACCATGCACCCACCGAAGAGGACAGCTGGCTGCTCATTCCCGCAGACCATCCGGTGCTTAAACAGACGCTGATTGAGCGGCTGTGCGAAGTCTGGTCGCAAAGTGAAGCGCGAATTCTGATTCCCGCGTTTCAGGGGAAGAAAGGGCACCCCGCATTTTTTCGCTGGTCGGTCGCGCATGAGGTCTTTCAACTGGGAGACGCGCAGGGAATCAATGCGCTCTGGAAAGAGGGGAGTGCCGCGCCGGTGCTCTGGGAATGCGACGATCCGGAGATATTAATCGACCTGGATACCCCCGCTGATCTGGATGCGGTTCGCGCGCGTTATGCGTCCGATTTTGAATGA